A single window of Actinoallomurus bryophytorum DNA harbors:
- a CDS encoding thiolase C-terminal domain-containing protein has product MSTDIVIVGAAETDEIGRLPDRSVFELHLEGACNALADAGLTKDDVDGVATVGTPGPVQVAHALGITPAWLDGTSVGGTSFLFHVRHALAAIRAGLCHTVLITHGESGRSRVGAPPRAFGRDSLPGQFELPYGTMGPATTFTVTALRYMKETGLTHEQLASVAVAQRRWSSRNPRAAMRDLVTVEDVLASRLVAYPFHLLECCLVTDGGGALVVTSRERAEALGTRKPPVYVLGSGESAESPIISQMEDFTTSRSFRLSSQAAFADAKITHADVDHLMIYDAFAHVPIYGLEDMGFVGRGEAGAFIEEGHTSPGGRLPMNTNGGGLSYTHTGMYGMFAMQESIRQLRGEAAAQVPDVEVGVVLGNGGMFMSAATLVLGNRRS; this is encoded by the coding sequence ATGAGCACGGACATCGTCATCGTCGGCGCGGCCGAGACCGACGAGATCGGGCGGCTGCCGGACCGTTCGGTGTTCGAGCTCCACCTGGAGGGCGCATGCAACGCGCTCGCCGACGCGGGCCTGACCAAGGACGACGTCGACGGGGTCGCGACGGTCGGCACGCCCGGCCCGGTACAGGTCGCGCACGCCCTCGGCATCACCCCGGCCTGGCTGGACGGCACGTCGGTCGGCGGCACGTCCTTCCTGTTCCACGTACGGCACGCGCTGGCGGCGATCAGGGCCGGGCTGTGCCACACGGTGCTGATCACGCACGGCGAGTCGGGCCGGTCGCGGGTCGGCGCTCCGCCGCGCGCGTTCGGACGGGACTCTCTGCCGGGCCAGTTCGAGCTGCCGTACGGGACCATGGGTCCGGCGACCACGTTCACGGTCACGGCACTGCGGTACATGAAGGAGACCGGCCTCACCCACGAGCAGCTCGCCTCGGTGGCGGTCGCCCAGCGCAGATGGTCCAGCCGCAACCCACGCGCGGCAATGCGCGACCTGGTCACGGTCGAGGACGTGCTCGCCTCGCGGCTCGTCGCCTATCCGTTCCACCTGCTCGAATGCTGCCTGGTCACCGACGGCGGCGGGGCGCTGGTCGTGACCTCGCGCGAGCGTGCCGAGGCACTCGGCACCCGCAAGCCACCGGTGTACGTGCTGGGATCCGGCGAGTCGGCGGAGTCTCCCATCATCTCGCAGATGGAGGACTTCACCACGTCGCGGTCGTTCCGGCTCTCCAGCCAGGCCGCGTTCGCCGACGCAAAGATCACCCATGCCGACGTCGACCACCTGATGATCTACGACGCGTTCGCCCACGTCCCCATCTACGGGCTGGAGGACATGGGCTTCGTCGGGCGCGGCGAGGCCGGCGCGTTCATCGAGGAGGGCCACACCTCGCCGGGCGGACGGCTGCCGATGAACACCAACGGCGGCGGCCTGTCATACACCCACACCGGCATGTACGGCATGTTCGCGATGCAGGAGTCGATCCGCCAGCTGCGCGGCGAGGCGGCCGCGCAGGTGCCGGACGTCGAGGTCGGCGTGGTGCTCGGCAACGGCGGGATGTTCATGTCGGCCGCCACTCTGGTCCTCGGCAACCGGCGGTCCTGA
- a CDS encoding DUF6351 family protein: MADRRWRSAIACIALATAVPLLPATAAYGSASHSRLTIESVSNPRPQFVSGGQVLIRVVPAGSRPTTVSANGHDVTSGLRRQSDGSLLGVVGGLREGANTLEARQSGDHASLRVTNHPITGPVLSGRQQLPFYCETQAFGLPAASQPFCSAPTQVSYQYRTTAGAYAPLADPSSRPADLATATVNGAKVPYIVRVERGTIDRAVYEIAALYDGAAPSPVAPDRSWNDRLVYTFGGGCNAGYHQGSGTGGVLNDLFLGQGYAVASSTLNVLDNNCSPIISAEAAMMVKEHFVETYGPVAHTIGWGGSGGAIQQYDIAENYPGIVDGIIPGVSFPDPLSTAGPVSDCRLLDRFFAGPGTAFTDAQKKAIAGFNDYTTCVSWDQTFASRSTATDSCNAAIPVSARWDPVTNPGGVKCNSNEQFVNQLGRDPRTGFVRSPLDNVGVQYGLAALKAKAITPAEFTALNTAIGGLDYTGKPVAQRLAADPKALNTVYADDLVNAASQGLRQTPIIDQRTDLDFAGPGNDIHTTEWSFVMRQRLLHASGTAANQVIIESDPTTAEATAAAVYEFGAMERWLTAIDADHSGRDLRHKVVADRPSDLGDGCYLSATERIREPLTYPAGGQCGAKYPVAANTRMAAGESLSMDAMKCALKPLNFRDYPVTFTAEEQKQLRSTFRTGVCDYNRPAVGQRRPIGTWLSYK, from the coding sequence GTGGCAGATCGAAGATGGCGTTCGGCCATCGCCTGTATCGCACTGGCGACGGCGGTGCCCCTGCTGCCGGCGACGGCGGCGTACGGGTCGGCATCGCATTCGCGGTTGACCATCGAGTCCGTCTCGAACCCCCGGCCGCAGTTCGTCAGCGGCGGCCAGGTGCTGATCCGCGTCGTCCCGGCGGGCTCGCGGCCGACGACCGTCAGCGCGAACGGGCACGACGTGACCTCGGGCCTGCGCCGGCAGTCCGACGGCAGCCTCCTCGGGGTGGTGGGCGGCCTGCGGGAGGGCGCCAACACGCTGGAGGCCCGCCAGTCCGGCGACCACGCCTCCCTGCGCGTCACGAACCACCCCATCACCGGGCCGGTGCTCTCCGGCCGCCAGCAGCTTCCGTTCTACTGCGAGACCCAGGCGTTCGGGCTGCCGGCGGCGTCGCAGCCGTTCTGCTCCGCGCCCACCCAGGTGAGCTACCAGTACCGCACGACGGCGGGCGCGTACGCGCCGCTGGCCGACCCGTCCAGCCGCCCCGCGGACCTGGCCACCGCGACGGTGAACGGCGCCAAGGTGCCCTACATCGTGCGGGTCGAGCGCGGCACGATCGACCGCGCGGTCTATGAGATCGCGGCCCTGTACGACGGCGCCGCGCCCTCCCCGGTCGCCCCGGACAGGAGCTGGAACGACCGGCTCGTCTACACCTTCGGCGGAGGCTGCAACGCCGGCTACCACCAGGGCAGCGGGACCGGCGGCGTGCTGAACGACCTGTTCCTGGGTCAGGGCTACGCGGTCGCCTCCTCCACCCTCAACGTGCTGGACAACAACTGCAGCCCGATCATCTCGGCCGAGGCGGCGATGATGGTCAAGGAGCACTTCGTCGAGACGTACGGCCCGGTCGCCCACACGATCGGCTGGGGCGGCTCCGGCGGTGCCATCCAGCAGTACGACATCGCCGAGAACTACCCGGGCATCGTGGACGGCATCATCCCCGGCGTGTCCTTCCCCGACCCGCTGAGCACGGCCGGCCCGGTCTCGGACTGCCGGCTGCTGGACCGTTTCTTCGCCGGTCCCGGCACCGCGTTCACCGACGCGCAGAAGAAGGCCATCGCCGGGTTCAACGACTACACGACCTGCGTGTCCTGGGACCAGACCTTCGCCAGCCGGTCCACGGCCACGGACAGCTGCAACGCGGCGATCCCGGTGTCCGCGCGCTGGGACCCGGTCACCAACCCGGGCGGCGTCAAGTGCAACTCCAACGAGCAGTTCGTCAACCAGCTCGGCCGCGACCCGCGTACCGGGTTCGTCCGCAGCCCGCTGGACAACGTCGGCGTCCAGTACGGACTGGCGGCGCTGAAGGCGAAGGCGATCACACCGGCCGAGTTCACCGCGCTCAACACCGCCATCGGCGGCCTGGACTACACCGGTAAGCCGGTGGCACAGCGCCTCGCCGCGGACCCGAAGGCACTGAACACGGTGTACGCCGACGACCTCGTCAACGCGGCGTCGCAGGGCCTGCGGCAGACCCCGATCATCGACCAGCGCACGGACCTGGACTTCGCCGGGCCGGGCAACGACATCCACACGACGGAGTGGTCGTTCGTGATGCGGCAGCGGCTGCTGCACGCGAGCGGCACCGCGGCCAACCAGGTCATCATCGAGAGCGACCCGACCACCGCCGAGGCGACCGCCGCGGCGGTGTACGAGTTCGGCGCCATGGAACGCTGGCTGACCGCGATCGACGCCGACCACTCGGGCCGCGACCTGCGGCACAAGGTCGTCGCCGACCGCCCGTCCGACCTGGGCGACGGCTGCTACCTGTCGGCGACCGAGCGCATTCGCGAACCCCTCACCTACCCGGCCGGCGGGCAGTGCGGGGCGAAGTACCCCGTGGCCGCCAACACCCGCATGGCGGCCGGGGAGAGCCTGTCGATGGACGCCATGAAGTGCGCGCTGAAGCCGCTGAACTTCCGCGACTACCCGGTCACGTTCACGGCCGAGGAGCAGAAGCAGCTGCGGTCGACGTTCCGCACGGGTGTCTGTGACTACAACCGCCCCGCCGTCGGTCAGCGCAGGCCGATCGGCACCTGGCTGAGCTACAAGTAG
- a CDS encoding haloacid dehalogenase type II, whose translation MADDKAQWIGEEPSVLVFDVNETLIDFESLGPLFERVFGDRRVLREWLGHLIMYSMTITLSGLYEEYFTLGQGLLQMVGDIHGVEVKPSDVEELRTGMLTMPAHPDVEPGLRQLKDAGFRLVTLTNSPPNPKGKSPLEHAGIASFFERQFTIDTVRAYKPAPQVYHMVAQDLGVPAFSCFMVAAHVWDTVGAQSNGYTAGLVTRPGNAPLPVRSLPQPNIVAPDLPALASELIRIWR comes from the coding sequence ATGGCCGACGACAAGGCGCAGTGGATCGGCGAAGAACCTTCGGTGCTCGTATTCGACGTCAACGAGACGCTGATCGATTTCGAGTCGCTGGGGCCCCTGTTCGAGAGGGTCTTCGGCGACAGGCGCGTGCTGCGCGAGTGGCTGGGCCACCTGATCATGTACTCCATGACGATCACTCTGTCCGGCCTCTACGAGGAGTACTTCACCCTGGGCCAGGGGCTGCTCCAGATGGTCGGCGACATCCACGGAGTGGAGGTCAAGCCGTCCGACGTCGAGGAGCTCAGGACGGGAATGCTGACGATGCCCGCGCATCCCGACGTCGAGCCGGGCCTGCGGCAGCTGAAGGACGCGGGCTTCCGCCTGGTGACGCTGACGAACTCCCCGCCCAACCCGAAGGGCAAGAGCCCGCTGGAGCATGCGGGTATCGCGTCCTTCTTCGAGCGGCAGTTCACCATCGACACCGTCCGCGCCTACAAGCCCGCGCCGCAGGTCTACCACATGGTGGCCCAGGACCTGGGCGTACCGGCGTTCTCGTGCTTCATGGTCGCGGCACACGTGTGGGACACGGTGGGGGCCCAGAGCAACGGCTACACCGCGGGACTGGTCACCCGGCCCGGCAACGCCCCGCTGCCGGTCCGCTCCCTGCCGCAGCCCAACATCGTCGCACCGGACCTCCCGGCCTTGGCCTCGGAGCTCATCAGGATCTGGCGCTAG
- a CDS encoding helix-turn-helix domain-containing protein, translating to MEEPPNTPQAIWGRELKHYRNRAGLTQAELAARLYCSDSLISSIETGQVPAMPDFAEAADRELSTDGVLVRTLDFRKNEPAYPTWFTALGGVVSTRTDDIATVTASWESISRAALPEDMSRGLILKTAEELWEHHS from the coding sequence ATGGAAGAGCCGCCGAACACGCCACAGGCGATCTGGGGGCGCGAGCTGAAGCACTACCGGAACCGCGCCGGGCTCACGCAGGCAGAGTTGGCGGCACGCCTCTACTGCTCGGACTCGCTCATCAGCTCAATAGAGACCGGGCAGGTCCCGGCGATGCCTGACTTCGCCGAGGCGGCCGATCGGGAACTCAGCACCGATGGCGTGTTGGTCCGTACGCTCGACTTTCGGAAGAACGAGCCCGCCTACCCGACGTGGTTCACGGCCCTAGGCGGGGTGGTCAGCACGCGCACGGACGACATCGCCACGGTCACTGCGTCTTGGGAGTCGATCAGTCGCGCGGCCCTACCTGAGGACATGTCCCGAGGCTTGATCCTCAAGACAGCAGAGGAGCTATGGGAACACCACAGCTAG
- a CDS encoding sugar porter family MFS transporter yields MPSYLREASRNPFVLKISLLAALGGLLFGYDTGVISGALLYIKKDLHAGDLAQSWIVAGLLVGAVVGALAGGRLADLISRRWTLLISGIVYVAAALAAAFAQSSGQLVAARMVLGLAVGAASAVVPLYIAEHTPPKIRGGTVSYNQLMVTVGILVAYLIDFALRNVGSNWRWMLGIGALPGVFLVIGMLFVPYSPRWLMQKGRRDEAREVLRRTRRGEDVEEELSEIESVLAEERSSGLRALLRPSLRPMLVIGIGLAVIQQVVGVNTVVYFSPTILTYTGLHANDAIAQALSVGITNVVFTIIAVLLLDLVGRRALLIAGTIGLTVALLTLAAFFAFDWKDSAPWVALVALVLFIASFAIGLGPGFWLMISEIFPLGVRGSAMAVCSVFNWGANFFVSYYFLQLVDGIGKAWTFSLYAVMGVVGIVFFLTKVPETKNRTLEEIERDLGAPASGTNTREQTA; encoded by the coding sequence ATGCCGAGTTACCTGCGCGAGGCCTCGCGCAACCCCTTCGTGTTGAAGATCTCCCTCCTGGCCGCCCTCGGCGGGCTGCTGTTCGGCTACGACACCGGTGTCATCTCCGGTGCTCTGCTCTACATCAAGAAGGACCTGCACGCGGGTGATCTCGCCCAGTCCTGGATCGTCGCCGGGCTGCTCGTCGGCGCCGTCGTCGGCGCGCTCGCCGGAGGGCGCCTGGCGGACCTGATCAGCAGGAGATGGACGCTGCTGATCTCCGGCATCGTGTACGTCGCGGCGGCCCTCGCGGCGGCGTTCGCCCAGTCGTCGGGCCAGCTGGTCGCGGCACGGATGGTCCTGGGCCTGGCCGTCGGCGCGGCCTCGGCGGTGGTGCCGCTCTACATCGCCGAGCACACGCCGCCGAAGATCCGCGGCGGCACCGTCTCGTACAACCAGCTGATGGTGACGGTGGGCATCCTCGTCGCGTACCTCATCGACTTCGCGCTCCGCAACGTCGGCTCGAACTGGCGCTGGATGCTCGGCATCGGCGCCCTGCCGGGCGTGTTCCTGGTGATCGGCATGCTCTTCGTGCCCTACTCGCCGCGCTGGCTGATGCAGAAGGGCCGCCGTGACGAGGCGCGCGAGGTGCTGCGGCGTACGCGCAGGGGCGAGGACGTCGAGGAGGAACTCTCCGAGATCGAGTCGGTGCTGGCGGAGGAGCGGAGCTCGGGACTGCGGGCGCTGCTCCGGCCCTCCCTGCGGCCGATGCTCGTCATCGGGATCGGCCTGGCCGTCATCCAGCAGGTGGTCGGGGTGAACACCGTCGTGTACTTCTCACCGACGATCCTCACCTACACCGGCCTGCACGCCAACGACGCGATCGCGCAGGCGCTGTCGGTCGGCATCACCAACGTCGTGTTCACGATCATCGCCGTGCTGCTCCTGGACCTGGTCGGCCGCCGCGCGCTGCTCATCGCCGGCACCATCGGGCTCACCGTCGCGCTCCTGACGCTCGCCGCGTTCTTCGCCTTCGACTGGAAGGACTCGGCGCCCTGGGTGGCGCTGGTCGCGCTGGTGCTGTTCATCGCGTCCTTCGCCATCGGGCTCGGCCCGGGGTTCTGGCTGATGATCTCCGAGATCTTCCCGCTGGGCGTCCGTGGCTCGGCGATGGCCGTGTGCAGCGTGTTCAACTGGGGCGCCAACTTCTTCGTGTCGTACTACTTCCTGCAGCTCGTCGACGGCATCGGCAAGGCGTGGACGTTCAGCCTGTACGCCGTGATGGGCGTCGTGGGCATCGTCTTCTTCCTCACCAAGGTGCCGGAGACGAAGAACCGCACGCTGGAGGAGATCGAACGCGACCTGGGCGCCCCGGCGTCCGGGACGAACACCCGGGAGCAGACCGCCTGA
- a CDS encoding protein kinase domain-containing protein, with the protein MESQRRTGTGRPLRPDDPERVGSYTILGRIGEGGMGAVYLGRGPDGRQVAIKVVRPELAHDPGFVARFREEVTNAQRVASFCTAQVLDHGESADRAYMVTEYIDGVSLKDYVKEHGELSPGMLQGVAVGVAAALVAIHAAGLIHRDLKPANVMLSYSGPRVIDFGIARALDVASGLTMTGQLVGSPGWMAPERILQQQVTTAADIFSWGCLVAFAQNGINPFGTGDFSVMSARLLHGDPQVGELPSPLDRLVRAALDKEPRNRPTARDLLLTMVGGESSEAAVLGTLTAWQSPVPLAPRGATRVMGESTREAPSPAGPPPAGPPAGSPPDAARGSGPPTAYGTPLESGPPTAYGDRPPTSHDAGPPTAYGGGPVPRGAGAFGSAPATVAAGSPLESPTRPSGPGTRPPTGRPPEPSGRPGQGRGGRRAVLAGAVVVVLAAGAVTGWLAFRPDDKKPSGTTTAAGPAPLPDDPLVVRIDRQPGWPDKCYGSIGKLVPTTAKASYVLARNDTCDILPRWSPDRKKIAFTRSTGLAVNELWVMNADGSGAAMVTNQMSGRSRVAWSPDGKKIAFVAKAGTGRQIDVVDVAAPHSTLRLTTDDAFKDDPAWCGSRVAFWSRRTGGLQTIFTVDAATPGKGRVQVTHVDHDVNDPSFSPDCKQMAYTDQPTKDTRHIWITTADGKGTARQLTSDSTRDMDATWSPDGTWIAVARGATALPSIWAIRVSDRHEQRISPSQGNMAHPDWS; encoded by the coding sequence GTGGAGAGTCAGCGACGTACGGGTACAGGGCGGCCGCTCCGGCCCGACGACCCCGAGAGAGTCGGGTCCTACACGATCCTGGGGCGGATCGGCGAGGGCGGCATGGGGGCCGTCTATCTCGGGCGCGGCCCCGACGGCCGCCAGGTCGCGATCAAGGTCGTACGCCCGGAGCTCGCCCACGACCCGGGATTCGTGGCGCGCTTCCGTGAAGAGGTGACCAACGCCCAGCGGGTGGCGTCGTTCTGCACCGCGCAGGTGCTCGACCACGGCGAGTCCGCCGATCGCGCCTACATGGTGACCGAATACATCGACGGCGTCTCGCTGAAGGACTACGTCAAGGAGCACGGCGAGCTGTCGCCCGGCATGCTCCAGGGCGTGGCGGTCGGCGTGGCCGCCGCCCTGGTCGCCATCCACGCCGCGGGGCTGATCCACCGTGATCTCAAGCCCGCGAACGTGATGCTGTCCTACTCCGGGCCCCGCGTCATCGACTTCGGCATCGCACGTGCGCTGGACGTCGCGTCCGGTCTCACGATGACCGGCCAGCTCGTCGGCAGCCCCGGCTGGATGGCGCCCGAGCGGATCCTGCAGCAGCAGGTGACGACGGCGGCCGACATCTTCTCCTGGGGCTGCCTCGTCGCGTTCGCCCAGAACGGGATCAACCCCTTCGGCACGGGCGACTTCTCGGTGATGTCGGCCCGGCTGCTGCACGGCGACCCCCAGGTGGGAGAGCTGCCCAGCCCGCTGGACCGGCTGGTGCGGGCCGCGCTGGACAAGGAACCGCGCAACCGTCCCACCGCCAGGGACCTGCTGCTGACGATGGTCGGCGGTGAGAGCAGCGAGGCGGCGGTACTGGGCACGCTGACCGCGTGGCAGTCGCCGGTCCCGCTGGCGCCGCGCGGTGCCACGCGCGTGATGGGCGAGTCGACGCGGGAGGCGCCCTCGCCCGCCGGTCCTCCCCCTGCCGGTCCTCCGGCGGGCTCACCGCCGGACGCGGCGCGCGGTTCCGGGCCTCCGACGGCGTACGGCACCCCCCTCGAGTCCGGGCCTCCGACGGCGTACGGCGACCGGCCGCCCACCTCTCATGACGCCGGGCCCCCGACCGCGTACGGCGGCGGGCCGGTCCCTCGTGGCGCCGGGGCGTTCGGCTCGGCTCCCGCGACCGTGGCGGCGGGTTCTCCGCTCGAGTCACCGACCCGGCCGTCCGGCCCCGGCACGCGTCCGCCCACGGGACGGCCTCCCGAGCCCTCCGGCCGGCCGGGTCAGGGCCGAGGCGGACGCCGGGCGGTGCTGGCCGGTGCGGTGGTGGTCGTCCTCGCGGCCGGCGCGGTGACCGGCTGGCTGGCCTTCCGCCCGGACGACAAGAAGCCGAGCGGGACCACGACGGCGGCGGGCCCGGCTCCCCTGCCGGACGACCCGCTGGTGGTGCGCATCGACCGGCAGCCCGGCTGGCCGGACAAGTGCTACGGCAGCATCGGGAAGCTGGTCCCCACGACGGCCAAGGCGAGCTACGTACTCGCGAGGAATGACACCTGCGACATCCTGCCCCGGTGGTCACCGGACAGAAAGAAGATCGCCTTCACCCGGTCCACCGGCCTCGCCGTCAACGAGCTGTGGGTCATGAACGCCGACGGTTCCGGGGCCGCCATGGTGACCAACCAGATGTCCGGCCGGAGCCGGGTCGCCTGGTCACCGGACGGGAAGAAGATCGCGTTCGTCGCCAAGGCCGGCACGGGACGCCAGATCGACGTGGTCGACGTCGCCGCCCCGCATTCGACGCTGCGGCTCACGACCGACGATGCGTTCAAGGACGACCCCGCCTGGTGCGGGAGCCGGGTGGCGTTCTGGAGCAGGAGGACCGGCGGCCTCCAGACGATCTTCACGGTCGACGCGGCCACGCCCGGCAAGGGCCGTGTCCAGGTGACGCACGTGGACCACGACGTCAACGACCCGTCCTTCTCCCCCGACTGCAAGCAGATGGCCTACACCGACCAGCCCACCAAGGACACCCGGCACATCTGGATCACCACCGCCGACGGCAAGGGCACGGCGCGTCAGCTGACCTCCGACAGCACCCGCGACATGGACGCCACCTGGTCACCGGACGGCACCTGGATCGCGGTCGCCCGCGGCGCCACGGCGCTCCCGAGCATCTGGGCGATACGTGTCTCGGACCGGCACGAACAGCGGATCTCTCCCTCGCAGGGGAACATGGCACATCCTGACTGGTCCTGA
- a CDS encoding DUF397 domain-containing protein, with translation MGTPQLDDLEWRKASPSNDTGSACVEIAVLDSDRD, from the coding sequence ATGGGAACACCACAGCTAGACGACCTCGAATGGCGCAAGGCGAGTCCGAGCAACGACACAGGCTCGGCTTGCGTCGAGATCGCGGTCCTCGACTCGGACCGCGACTGA
- a CDS encoding acetate--CoA ligase family protein: MTPAPGVRALFNPASIAMVGATDKSGWSVNTLANLDRHGFDGPVYLVNPRTETVHGRRAYRSLSDLPGPVDLAYVMVPTAVVLDVLEEGARLGIRNYVVLTAGFGETGPEGRELEGELADCCRANGLTVLGPNGNGFINAATSVTPYGLPIPPPLLSGSVGVVLQSGALASSVLAFSQARGIGLSLLTSMGNEAVVSVTDVIDHLVDDPATKVIALFLESVRRPGEFARAARRALEAGKPIVALKIGRSGLASRTAQAHTGALVGDDAVIDAAFGRLGVVRVRSLEDLIITAGLLASSGPLPGPRLGVVTPSGGASEIIADRAQDEGLELPPFAEETVARLTEIMPEFGSAANPLDVTGYVVVDRTLLGRALRIVAEDPGIDVVMLLSDLPRIEPPDPEPVFRLYETSTRLIGESPRPVVIVANVLTDVGAFARTLQERTGYPHVVGGIEHGMSAIGAAVRWSRARAQVSPRPVPVAPVVTGEGTAVTGTGTWAEHLAAAFLADHGVPVVPSELVPDEAAAVAAADGFGYPVVLKAAAEGLGHKSDVGGVRLGLTSAEDVRRAYREIRAAAGGIGALVQPQRHGGVELLVGIVRDPNWGLVLAVGLGGVWVEVLKDSALRLLPVGAAEVREALGELRGAGLLQGARGTEPADLDAVAETVARVCALADGLGDDLESLEINPLLVRGSRIEALDALITWRT, encoded by the coding sequence GTGACCCCGGCGCCGGGGGTCCGCGCGCTGTTCAACCCGGCCTCGATCGCCATGGTCGGTGCCACGGACAAGTCGGGCTGGTCGGTGAACACGCTGGCCAACCTGGACCGGCACGGCTTCGACGGGCCGGTCTACCTGGTCAACCCGCGTACCGAGACCGTGCACGGCCGGCGGGCGTACCGGAGCCTGAGCGACCTCCCCGGGCCGGTCGACCTCGCCTATGTCATGGTGCCGACCGCCGTCGTCCTCGACGTGCTGGAGGAGGGCGCGCGGCTCGGCATCCGCAACTACGTGGTGCTGACCGCGGGCTTCGGCGAGACCGGTCCGGAGGGGCGCGAGCTGGAGGGGGAGCTGGCCGACTGCTGCCGGGCGAACGGGCTCACCGTGCTCGGCCCGAACGGCAACGGCTTCATCAACGCCGCCACCTCCGTGACCCCGTACGGCCTGCCGATCCCGCCGCCGCTGCTGTCCGGCTCGGTCGGCGTCGTGCTGCAGAGCGGCGCGCTGGCCAGCTCCGTGCTCGCCTTCAGCCAGGCACGCGGCATCGGCCTCAGCCTGCTCACCTCGATGGGCAACGAGGCCGTCGTCTCGGTCACCGACGTGATCGACCATCTCGTGGACGATCCGGCGACGAAGGTCATCGCGCTCTTCCTGGAGTCGGTCCGGCGGCCGGGAGAGTTCGCCCGTGCGGCACGCAGGGCGCTGGAGGCGGGCAAGCCGATCGTCGCGCTCAAGATCGGCCGGAGCGGGCTCGCCTCGCGTACCGCGCAGGCGCACACTGGAGCGCTCGTCGGCGACGACGCCGTCATCGACGCGGCGTTCGGCCGGCTCGGCGTCGTACGCGTGCGGTCGCTCGAAGATCTGATCATCACGGCGGGACTGCTCGCCTCGTCCGGGCCGCTGCCCGGCCCACGCCTCGGCGTGGTCACCCCGTCCGGCGGCGCCTCGGAGATCATCGCCGACCGGGCCCAGGACGAGGGGCTCGAACTGCCGCCCTTCGCCGAGGAGACCGTCGCACGGCTCACCGAGATCATGCCGGAGTTCGGCAGCGCGGCGAACCCGCTGGACGTGACCGGGTACGTCGTCGTCGACCGGACACTGCTCGGCCGCGCGCTGCGGATCGTGGCCGAGGATCCGGGCATCGACGTCGTCATGCTGCTGTCGGACCTGCCGAGGATCGAGCCGCCCGACCCCGAGCCGGTCTTCCGCCTGTACGAGACCAGCACGCGCCTCATCGGCGAGTCGCCGCGGCCGGTCGTCATCGTCGCCAACGTGCTGACGGACGTCGGCGCGTTCGCGCGCACGCTCCAGGAGCGCACCGGGTACCCGCACGTTGTCGGCGGCATCGAGCACGGGATGTCCGCCATCGGCGCCGCCGTGCGATGGTCGCGGGCGCGAGCCCAGGTGTCACCGCGGCCGGTGCCGGTGGCGCCGGTCGTGACCGGTGAAGGCACGGCCGTGACCGGTACGGGCACGTGGGCCGAGCATCTTGCGGCGGCGTTCCTCGCGGACCACGGTGTGCCGGTGGTGCCGTCCGAGCTCGTGCCGGACGAGGCGGCCGCCGTGGCCGCGGCCGACGGGTTCGGCTATCCGGTCGTGCTGAAGGCCGCCGCCGAGGGGCTGGGCCACAAGAGCGACGTCGGCGGCGTACGGCTGGGCCTCACGTCGGCCGAGGACGTACGCCGGGCGTACCGGGAGATCCGCGCGGCCGCCGGCGGGATCGGCGCGCTGGTCCAGCCGCAGCGGCACGGCGGTGTCGAACTCCTGGTCGGCATCGTGCGCGACCCGAACTGGGGCCTGGTCCTGGCGGTCGGCCTCGGCGGCGTCTGGGTGGAGGTCCTGAAGGACTCCGCCTTGCGGCTGCTGCCGGTCGGCGCCGCCGAGGTACGGGAGGCGCTCGGCGAACTGCGCGGAGCCGGACTGCTCCAGGGCGCCCGCGGCACCGAACCCGCCGACCTGGACGCGGTGGCCGAGACCGTCGCCCGCGTCTGCGCCCTGGCCGATGGCCTGGGCGACGACCTGGAGTCCCTGGAGATCAACCCGCTCCTGGTACGCGGCTCACGGATCGAGGCCCTGGACGCGCTGATCACCTGGCGCACCTGA
- a CDS encoding Zn-ribbon domain-containing OB-fold protein: MPTDQPAAVPKAIPKPTPETRPFWDGAAAGELRVQRCLACLRHYFYPRPVCPHCGTSDVEWVTVSGRATLYSYVISHRPAPGFAEDGPYAIAVVELEEGVRMMTNIVGIEITPENLELDMPLRVVFEPRGDVHVPLFAPAAAPATGGER; the protein is encoded by the coding sequence ATGCCCACCGACCAGCCCGCGGCGGTCCCCAAGGCCATTCCGAAGCCGACCCCCGAGACGCGGCCGTTCTGGGACGGCGCCGCCGCCGGAGAGCTGCGCGTCCAGCGCTGCCTCGCCTGCCTGCGGCACTACTTCTATCCGCGTCCGGTCTGCCCGCACTGCGGCACCTCCGACGTCGAGTGGGTCACGGTCAGCGGGCGGGCCACCCTCTACTCCTACGTCATCAGCCACCGCCCCGCGCCGGGCTTCGCGGAGGACGGCCCGTACGCGATCGCCGTGGTCGAGCTCGAAGAGGGCGTACGGATGATGACGAACATCGTAGGCATCGAGATCACGCCGGAGAACCTCGAGCTGGACATGCCGCTACGCGTGGTCTTCGAGCCGCGCGGCGACGTCCACGTGCCGCTCTTCGCGCCGGCCGCCGCGCCGGCCACTGGGGGCGAGCGATGA